In Alkalihalobacterium alkalinitrilicum, a genomic segment contains:
- a CDS encoding TRAP transporter large permease — MPDILLIVIVGTVFFLLLLSGLYIHSVLLAVGIVGLILVEGTAILPGFLRNDPFIQSASYTLTTIPLFVLMAQFILQAGIVRDMFTIVYNISRGKTGMLGALTIIVGGLLGAVSGSGTATSASLGQVAVPELKKHGFKDSLAGAVAAAGGSLSGIIPPSIILILYGVITETPIGDLFIGALIPGIMIMFVFIGCMFYWLNKTKDLDVAATDVIKYKHIATSRVIIVSLVGLFIATIIFGGIYAGFVTPTEAGAVGAFAAFIAALVLGKVNKTFLVSSFTETIKVTGMVILILIGAKIFSRFVSLSLLPRKVVEMMGPLIEYPALVLVILTVIFFVLFMFIEGAAVILMTLPVLLPIIQMMNVDVLWFGVFVSVICTLGLITPPVGLSVYAVSSVSKIPVESVFKYTTIFAIIVAIVVCGLLIIFPGLATWLPSTM, encoded by the coding sequence ATGCCAGATATCCTACTCATTGTTATTGTCGGAACTGTATTTTTCTTATTGCTGCTTTCAGGTTTATATATTCATTCAGTACTATTAGCTGTAGGGATTGTTGGACTAATATTAGTAGAAGGTACGGCAATATTACCTGGGTTTTTACGAAATGATCCATTTATTCAATCCGCTAGTTATACGTTGACCACAATTCCCTTATTCGTCTTAATGGCACAGTTTATATTACAAGCTGGCATTGTTAGAGATATGTTTACGATCGTTTATAACATTTCTCGAGGAAAAACGGGAATGTTAGGTGCTCTAACAATTATCGTTGGTGGGCTTTTAGGTGCTGTTTCTGGTTCAGGAACCGCTACCTCGGCATCTCTTGGGCAAGTTGCAGTCCCTGAATTAAAGAAACATGGATTTAAGGATAGTTTAGCAGGGGCGGTCGCAGCAGCAGGTGGTTCATTGTCTGGAATTATACCTCCAAGTATTATCTTAATCTTATATGGGGTCATTACAGAAACACCAATTGGAGATCTTTTTATCGGGGCGCTTATCCCAGGGATTATGATTATGTTTGTTTTTATCGGTTGTATGTTTTATTGGTTAAATAAAACGAAGGATCTTGATGTGGCTGCTACTGATGTAATTAAGTATAAACATATTGCTACATCTCGAGTGATTATCGTATCTTTAGTTGGTTTATTCATTGCTACGATTATTTTTGGTGGTATTTATGCTGGTTTTGTTACACCAACAGAAGCAGGAGCTGTAGGTGCATTCGCAGCATTTATTGCCGCTTTAGTTTTAGGTAAAGTCAATAAAACATTTCTTGTTAGTTCTTTTACTGAAACAATTAAAGTAACTGGGATGGTAATTCTAATATTAATCGGCGCAAAAATCTTTAGTAGATTTGTTTCCTTGTCATTATTGCCTAGGAAAGTAGTCGAAATGATGGGTCCATTAATTGAATATCCTGCCTTAGTATTAGTGATATTAACCGTTATCTTTTTCGTACTATTCATGTTTATTGAAGGTGCAGCCGTTATCTTAATGACACTTCCAGTATTGCTTCCGATTATTCAAATGATGAATGTGGATGTCTTGTGGTTTGGGGTTTTTGTTTCTGTTATTTGTACTTTAGGATTAATTACTCCACCAGTTGGATTGAGTGTTTATGCAGTTTCAAGTGTAAGTAAAATTCCAGTCGAGAGTGTATTTAAGTACACTACCATATTTGCGATTATTGTAGCTATCGTTGTTTGCGGTTTATTAATTATCTTCCCAGGTCTAGCAACTTGGCTGCCAAGTACGATGTAG
- a CDS encoding TRAP transporter gives MKTLLVAGIVTLAVMFTAACSGSSETQGNDSGSDNANNNTEETITLRVTSGLSTTHGWWEGFFVPWMEQVEAETDGRVQFESFTSGELVEATHELDGIRQGIADIAAPLFPIYDPQRFPMAEVTMLPLTHSDTLIASRAFKRLVESDVAIQDGKTFHEAEFADKDLFVLALPTTQEYSISTTGHEFNAVSDVVGTTLRTPSRIHEMYADSIGVGTVTMAAIEMFDAMSRGAFEGSFYSLADWTGYGFQDLFKYTVQGVNFGHFNSVFAMTEEKWNSIPSDIQEVMLKAAEDQFEPGAEEWIRRADEIKAYSLDNGGKFVDFSELDTEVQEHFVQGIEDTWFQYIDLVNERGANGTELVKLWRDLLIEEGGEVPAAIMDIE, from the coding sequence ATGAAAACATTGCTAGTTGCAGGTATCGTTACACTTGCTGTCATGTTCACAGCTGCATGTTCAGGATCTTCAGAAACACAAGGAAATGATAGTGGGTCTGATAATGCAAATAATAATACTGAAGAAACAATTACGTTACGTGTTACTTCAGGTTTAAGTACTACTCACGGTTGGTGGGAAGGCTTCTTCGTTCCTTGGATGGAGCAAGTAGAAGCAGAAACAGATGGAAGAGTTCAGTTTGAATCGTTTACTTCAGGTGAATTAGTAGAAGCTACTCATGAACTAGATGGAATTCGCCAAGGTATAGCCGATATTGCTGCACCGTTATTTCCAATCTATGACCCTCAACGATTCCCGATGGCAGAAGTAACAATGTTACCATTGACACATTCTGATACATTAATTGCATCAAGAGCATTTAAGAGATTAGTAGAAAGTGATGTTGCTATTCAAGATGGAAAGACATTCCATGAAGCTGAATTTGCAGATAAAGATTTGTTTGTATTAGCCCTCCCAACAACTCAAGAATATTCCATCTCTACAACTGGACATGAATTTAATGCAGTAAGTGATGTTGTAGGTACAACGTTACGAACTCCTTCGCGAATTCATGAAATGTATGCTGATAGTATTGGAGTAGGAACAGTAACAATGGCAGCCATTGAAATGTTTGATGCTATGAGTCGTGGTGCGTTTGAAGGAAGTTTTTATAGTCTTGCAGATTGGACAGGTTACGGTTTCCAAGATTTATTTAAATACACGGTGCAAGGAGTTAACTTCGGACATTTTAATTCAGTGTTTGCGATGACAGAAGAAAAATGGAATAGCATTCCTAGTGATATTCAAGAGGTTATGTTAAAAGCAGCAGAAGATCAATTCGAGCCTGGGGCAGAAGAGTGGATTAGACGAGCGGATGAAATTAAAGCATATTCACTAGATAATGGTGGAAAGTTTGTTGATTTTTCTGAGTTAGATACAGAAGTGCAAGAACACTTTGTTCAAGGGATTGAAGACACTTGGTTCCAATATATCGACCTTGTAAATGAAAGAGGCGCTAACGGAACAGAGCTCGTAAAGTTGTGGAGAGACCTACTCATTGAAGAAGGTGGAGAAGTTCCTGCTGCCATTATGGATATTGAGTAA
- a CDS encoding TetR/AcrR family transcriptional regulator — MSLRKKKIEKKKEEILRSAAEVLSEKGYHGATMEDIATKLLMTKGSMYYYFKNKEDLYFQCHRMMIDKSNEKIEEITNSNMTALEKLKTAIVSHIQLATSEKAMFSLMDKPEQKFSGEYLADILEQRSEYEKYFDKIIKQGIESGEFDHVDPKLLRLLILGSLNWILEWYSPEGGKTQEEISEAFSDYLLRIVSK; from the coding sequence ATGTCACTAAGAAAGAAAAAAATTGAAAAAAAGAAAGAAGAAATTTTAAGATCTGCAGCAGAGGTCTTAAGTGAAAAGGGCTATCATGGTGCAACGATGGAAGATATCGCCACCAAATTATTAATGACTAAAGGTTCAATGTATTATTATTTTAAAAATAAAGAAGATCTTTATTTTCAATGTCATAGAATGATGATCGATAAAAGTAATGAGAAGATAGAAGAAATTACAAATAGCAATATGACCGCACTAGAAAAATTAAAAACTGCAATTGTTTCCCACATTCAATTGGCAACGTCTGAAAAAGCGATGTTTAGCTTAATGGATAAACCCGAACAAAAATTTTCTGGTGAATATTTAGCCGATATATTAGAACAACGGTCTGAATATGAGAAATATTTTGACAAAATTATTAAACAAGGAATTGAATCTGGCGAGTTTGATCATGTTGATCCTAAACTGTTACGATTACTTATTTTAGGATCATTGAACTGGATATTAGAATGGTACTCACCAGAAGGTGGAAAAACACAAGAAGAAATTTCTGAAGCCTTCTCCGATTACTTATTACGTATTGTAAGTAAATAA
- a CDS encoding dihydrolipoamide acetyltransferase family protein, with amino-acid sequence MKEVIMPRLGVTMQAGTISSWLIEEGESVEKGEYLFELETEKSTIEIEAQESGVLKKILVPEDEEVSINTVIAIIGEGDEEIDLSKYENQNNDSEDNKEAEKEVAAATQVAETPKSNDGQIKIIPRARKLAKELGIAIETVVGTGKDGLITEKDIQNATSTTVNGSDGLQVKEKISLNNVKKKMAENMANSWRTIPQFTQVVSVNMENVLKVKKELDGVTVNDLLVKTVGNAVSEYSIVNSKLEGNEVIVYEDVNVCVAINSEQGLVVPVVKNVEKKSVQEVSKEIKALGEKAQTNTLSINDFSYGTITVSNLGSLGIETGTPIINMPQSTLVFAGAITKVPVVNENDQIVIAPIMKLSVTYDHRFIDGVTAAQFTNNLKNALETLTVDHL; translated from the coding sequence ATGAAAGAAGTAATCATGCCACGATTAGGTGTAACGATGCAGGCAGGAACGATTTCTAGTTGGTTAATAGAAGAAGGGGAATCTGTTGAAAAAGGTGAGTACTTATTTGAGTTAGAAACTGAAAAATCTACGATTGAAATTGAAGCTCAAGAAAGTGGAGTATTGAAGAAGATATTAGTTCCAGAAGACGAAGAAGTTTCAATCAATACAGTTATTGCTATTATTGGTGAAGGAGATGAAGAAATTGATTTATCGAAGTACGAAAACCAAAACAATGACTCTGAAGATAATAAAGAGGCCGAAAAGGAAGTTGCGGCAGCAACTCAAGTGGCGGAGACTCCTAAATCAAATGATGGCCAAATAAAAATTATTCCAAGAGCTAGAAAGCTGGCAAAAGAGCTTGGTATTGCGATTGAAACCGTCGTAGGAACAGGTAAAGATGGATTGATTACTGAAAAAGATATTCAGAATGCAACGTCTACAACAGTAAATGGATCAGACGGTCTGCAAGTAAAAGAAAAGATTTCTCTTAATAATGTGAAGAAAAAGATGGCCGAAAACATGGCCAATAGCTGGAGAACGATACCTCAATTTACACAAGTCGTTAGTGTGAACATGGAAAACGTTTTAAAGGTTAAAAAAGAGTTAGATGGTGTTACCGTTAATGACCTATTAGTGAAAACCGTTGGGAATGCAGTAAGTGAATATTCGATTGTTAACAGCAAGCTAGAAGGAAACGAAGTAATTGTTTATGAAGATGTAAATGTTTGTGTAGCGATTAATAGTGAGCAAGGGTTAGTTGTTCCTGTTGTAAAGAATGTAGAAAAGAAATCAGTTCAGGAAGTTTCCAAAGAAATTAAAGCTTTGGGTGAAAAAGCACAAACCAATACACTTTCAATTAATGATTTTTCCTATGGTACTATTACTGTTTCTAATTTAGGAAGCTTAGGAATTGAAACTGGAACACCAATCATTAATATGCCACAATCAACACTCGTTTTTGCTGGAGCCATCACGAAGGTGCCAGTTGTTAATGAAAATGATCAGATTGTGATAGCACCAATTATGAAATTATCCGTTACGTATGATCATCGCTTTATTGACGGTGTAACTGCGGCTCAGTTTACTAATAATTTAAAAAATGCATTAGAAACATTGACTGTGGACCATCTGTAA
- a CDS encoding alpha-ketoacid dehydrogenase subunit beta: MRKINMRQAIIEALSEEMERDPKTVLFGEDVGKFGGVFGATKGLHDKFGERVFDTPIAETTIVGAAVGMALTGLRPIPELQFGDFVGIAFDEVYNKLGKWRWMHGGTMDMPVTLRLPIGIAGGSGPEHSQSPQALFMHGPGLHIVVPSTPYDAKGLLKTAIRNNDAVLFFEHKVLYDMKGEVPEEEYLIPLGKADVKREGSDVTILATALQVHTALKAAKTLAENGVEAEVVDLRSLAPLDKETILTSVRKTGRVVIVHEEPKTGGSGAEIAAQISEEAMFDLQAPIKRIGSPDVPIAQSIYLEQFYRPSEEQIVTTVNELMEY; this comes from the coding sequence ATGAGAAAAATTAATATGAGACAAGCGATTATTGAAGCGTTATCAGAAGAAATGGAACGTGATCCAAAGACAGTTTTGTTTGGTGAAGATGTAGGTAAATTTGGAGGCGTGTTTGGTGCAACAAAAGGCTTGCATGACAAATTTGGGGAGCGCGTTTTCGATACACCAATTGCTGAGACTACGATTGTCGGGGCTGCAGTAGGAATGGCGTTAACAGGATTAAGACCGATACCTGAACTTCAATTTGGTGACTTTGTCGGGATCGCATTTGACGAAGTTTATAATAAATTAGGAAAATGGCGTTGGATGCACGGTGGAACGATGGATATGCCTGTTACATTACGATTACCTATCGGAATTGCTGGGGGATCAGGACCAGAACATTCGCAAAGTCCACAAGCGTTATTTATGCATGGACCAGGGTTGCATATCGTAGTTCCGTCCACCCCTTATGATGCTAAAGGGTTATTAAAAACTGCGATTCGTAATAATGATGCTGTGCTATTTTTCGAACATAAAGTGCTTTATGACATGAAAGGTGAAGTACCAGAAGAAGAATATTTAATTCCATTAGGAAAAGCAGATGTAAAACGTGAGGGATCGGATGTTACGATTTTAGCAACTGCGTTACAAGTCCATACTGCATTAAAAGCAGCGAAAACACTAGCTGAAAATGGTGTTGAAGCAGAAGTCGTCGATTTAAGGTCACTTGCACCACTTGATAAAGAAACGATTTTAACCTCTGTTAGAAAAACAGGGCGTGTTGTAATCGTTCACGAAGAACCAAAAACAGGTGGATCTGGAGCAGAAATTGCAGCACAAATTTCTGAAGAAGCGATGTTTGATTTGCAAGCTCCAATTAAAAGAATTGGTAGCCCTGACGTTCCGATTGCCCAAAGTATTTATTTAGAACAATTTTATCGTCCTAGTGAAGAGCAAATTGTCACTACGGTTAATGAACTGATGGAATACTAG
- a CDS encoding thiamine pyrophosphate-dependent dehydrogenase E1 component subunit alpha — protein MAQIYKKDVDVSSYTKETLHDFYRTMIKIRKFDQHLIRLMQEGKVSGFYHSGIGSEGLSAGSIRNVLRDEDYIFYNHRGCNQKIAKGVPLSKLYGDFLGTTEGTTRGLGAGIVHSADVSRGVLGQAGTIGSQFNLAVGTAYSAKIQGTDRVTLCYFGDGAASREPLHGSLNWAGVYKLPVIYICENNEYAISCHHTETHSVKEHIADWAGGYGIANYVVDGNDTLLVNEVVKEAVERAKKGEGPTFIEAQTFRHRGHYEGDPYDYVPAEVLQDWKENRDPVKNFKKQLMENGICSEGEFADIDHAVEAEILEAIEVAEKAPLPDPKRIYEGLFS, from the coding sequence ATGGCGCAAATTTACAAAAAAGATGTTGATGTATCAAGTTACACGAAAGAGACGTTACATGACTTTTATCGAACAATGATTAAAATTAGGAAGTTCGATCAACATTTAATTCGATTAATGCAAGAAGGGAAAGTATCTGGTTTTTATCATTCAGGGATAGGGTCTGAAGGTTTGTCGGCTGGTTCAATTCGTAATGTTTTGCGAGACGAAGATTATATCTTTTATAACCATAGAGGGTGCAATCAGAAAATTGCAAAAGGTGTACCCTTATCAAAATTATATGGTGATTTTTTAGGAACGACTGAAGGAACGACAAGAGGGTTAGGAGCAGGAATTGTTCATAGTGCCGATGTTTCAAGAGGGGTATTAGGTCAAGCGGGAACAATCGGTTCGCAGTTCAACCTTGCAGTAGGAACAGCATATTCAGCTAAAATCCAAGGGACCGATCGAGTAACTCTATGCTACTTCGGCGATGGTGCTGCGTCTCGGGAACCTTTACATGGTTCATTAAACTGGGCTGGTGTATACAAGCTTCCAGTTATTTATATATGTGAAAATAACGAGTATGCCATTTCTTGCCACCACACTGAAACACATTCTGTAAAAGAGCATATTGCTGACTGGGCGGGAGGATATGGAATTGCAAACTACGTCGTTGATGGTAACGATACTTTACTAGTCAATGAAGTTGTCAAAGAAGCCGTGGAAAGAGCGAAAAAAGGGGAAGGGCCTACCTTTATTGAAGCACAGACGTTCCGTCATCGTGGTCATTATGAAGGTGACCCTTATGATTATGTTCCAGCTGAGGTATTACAAGACTGGAAAGAAAATAGGGACCCAGTTAAGAACTTTAAGAAACAATTAATGGAGAATGGTATTTGTTCAGAAGGTGAATTTGCAGATATTGATCATGCCGTGGAAGCTGAAATTCTTGAAGCAATTGAAGTAGCAGAAAAGGCACCGTTACCAGATCCAAAACGAATCTATGAAGGGTTATTTTCATAA
- a CDS encoding SDR family NAD(P)-dependent oxidoreductase produces MRLKDKVAIITGAGSGQGKAAAKLFAKEGAKVVIAEWNEEQGKQVEEEIKEEGLEAIFIQTDVSDEVKVKSLVDQVMDRYGQIDILFNNAGIGFSSKSKYTMASLLKTPFDDWNKVLNINLNSVYLMSKYVLPVMIDQNRGSIINNSSLNGILGVKGADAYSAAKGGVVALTRVMAVDYGKHNVRVNCICPGAIDTPMIAEVLQNKDIANNYASGPLRRVGQPEEIAYAALFLGSDESSYITGLIMPVDGGWSAQ; encoded by the coding sequence GTGAGATTAAAGGATAAAGTCGCGATTATAACAGGAGCTGGAAGTGGACAAGGAAAAGCTGCAGCGAAATTGTTTGCGAAAGAAGGAGCAAAAGTTGTTATTGCCGAGTGGAATGAAGAACAGGGGAAACAAGTAGAAGAAGAAATTAAGGAAGAGGGACTCGAGGCGATTTTTATTCAAACCGACGTTTCGGATGAAGTAAAAGTCAAATCTTTAGTAGATCAAGTGATGGATCGTTATGGTCAAATCGATATTTTATTTAATAATGCAGGGATTGGTTTTTCTTCTAAATCAAAGTATACAATGGCGTCTTTGCTAAAAACACCGTTTGATGATTGGAATAAAGTTTTAAATATTAATCTAAATAGCGTTTATTTAATGTCCAAATATGTTTTACCAGTGATGATCGATCAAAATCGAGGTAGCATTATTAACAATTCATCTTTGAATGGAATTCTTGGTGTTAAGGGTGCAGATGCATACTCAGCTGCAAAAGGGGGCGTTGTCGCCTTAACACGAGTGATGGCGGTCGACTATGGTAAGCACAATGTGAGAGTTAATTGTATTTGTCCTGGGGCAATTGATACGCCAATGATAGCAGAAGTATTACAAAATAAGGATATTGCAAACAATTATGCTTCAGGTCCTCTTCGTAGAGTGGGGCAACCCGAGGAAATCGCTTATGCTGCACTATTCCTAGGATCAGACGAATCGAGTTATATTACAGGTCTCATTATGCCAGTTGATGGCGGTTGGAGTGCTCAATAA
- a CDS encoding zinc-dependent alcohol dehydrogenase, producing the protein MASKMKAAVYYGPRDIQVDIIDIPEIGDRDILLKVSACGICGSDVHSYGTGLYIKKGQIMGHEFSGEVVKVGNKVQNIEVGERGTGFYSGVCGTCFWCKSKQYTLCPDLFKASTGYGLPGAFAEYVKISNAKVGMNYFQVPDEIDDITSATIEPVSVAVYTADQCKPKKEDQVVILGAGLIGNAVMQVMKSIPVHQVVVTEVSALRLEYAKKAGADVVINALEEDVLERMKEVVGVGPYHFNEGAMADIVVDAAGAPSAVEQSFEIVRSGGVIAFVGLPEKKASIDTTKIVHKAPKIIGCLGGDIKKAIQLLKEKKVQTKSLVTHTFPIEHAKEAFDTQMNAKDAVKVMIDYRTT; encoded by the coding sequence ATGGCTAGTAAAATGAAAGCAGCCGTTTACTATGGTCCTAGAGATATTCAAGTAGATATAATAGATATCCCAGAAATTGGGGACCGTGATATTTTGCTTAAAGTTAGTGCGTGTGGAATCTGTGGTTCAGATGTACATAGTTACGGGACGGGATTGTATATAAAAAAAGGCCAGATTATGGGGCATGAATTTTCAGGTGAAGTCGTGAAAGTAGGAAACAAGGTCCAAAACATTGAAGTTGGTGAAAGAGGTACAGGATTTTATAGTGGTGTTTGTGGAACGTGTTTTTGGTGTAAAAGCAAACAATATACACTTTGTCCAGATTTATTTAAAGCATCAACAGGTTACGGACTACCTGGCGCTTTCGCTGAGTATGTAAAAATCTCCAATGCTAAAGTGGGTATGAATTATTTTCAAGTACCTGATGAAATCGATGATATTACATCAGCAACAATTGAACCAGTATCTGTTGCTGTATATACTGCTGACCAATGTAAGCCGAAAAAAGAAGATCAAGTTGTTATATTAGGTGCAGGTTTAATTGGAAATGCAGTTATGCAGGTGATGAAATCAATCCCCGTACATCAAGTAGTAGTGACTGAAGTTTCAGCACTAAGGTTAGAATACGCTAAAAAAGCGGGAGCAGATGTCGTTATTAATGCTCTTGAAGAAGATGTACTAGAAAGAATGAAAGAGGTTGTTGGAGTCGGTCCTTATCATTTTAATGAAGGGGCAATGGCGGATATTGTCGTGGATGCAGCAGGTGCTCCGTCAGCTGTTGAACAGTCTTTTGAAATCGTACGTAGTGGTGGTGTCATTGCTTTTGTAGGATTGCCAGAAAAGAAAGCATCAATCGATACGACTAAGATTGTGCATAAAGCTCCAAAAATCATTGGTTGTTTAGGGGGGGATATTAAGAAAGCTATTCAACTACTAAAGGAAAAGAAGGTACAGACGAAGTCATTAGTTACACATACGTTTCCGATTGAACATGCAAAGGAAGCATTTGATACGCAAATGAATGCGAAAGACGCAGTAAAAGTCATGATAGATTATAGAACAACTTAA
- a CDS encoding MBL fold metallo-hydrolase, producing MNQLIIRAFPLGELQTNCYVVTDVEGTFCIVIDPGEEPNDVIEYIGNKKVDFIFLTHCHHDHIAGLNTVKKYTNAPVVTHHLEAEWLLQPSLNLSDNHENPIISDWPDILLSGEEMLKCGFSMMKVIHTPGHSPGSVSYLLENYLFSGDTLLNGFIGPTEIPYGNRDLIKKSIKETLFQLDESIEVYPGHGKSTTIGNEKKYNLLPNLKIFHS from the coding sequence ATGAATCAGCTCATTATTAGAGCTTTTCCTTTAGGAGAACTGCAAACGAACTGTTATGTAGTAACAGATGTGGAAGGGACGTTTTGCATTGTTATTGATCCAGGAGAGGAGCCTAACGATGTTATTGAATATATTGGGAATAAAAAAGTAGACTTTATTTTTTTAACTCACTGTCACCATGATCACATCGCTGGCTTGAACACAGTCAAAAAGTACACAAACGCACCTGTCGTCACCCATCATTTAGAAGCTGAATGGTTATTACAACCCTCACTCAATTTATCTGATAATCATGAAAATCCAATTATTAGCGATTGGCCAGATATATTATTATCTGGAGAAGAAATGCTTAAATGTGGCTTTTCTATGATGAAAGTCATTCATACTCCTGGACATTCGCCAGGGAGTGTGTCTTACCTATTAGAAAACTATTTATTTTCAGGAGATACCTTGTTAAATGGATTTATTGGTCCTACTGAAATTCCCTATGGTAATCGCGATTTAATAAAAAAATCAATTAAAGAAACATTATTTCAATTAGATGAATCAATAGAAGTTTATCCAGGTCACGGCAAATCTACGACAATAGGAAATGAGAAAAAGTATAACTTATTACCGAATTTAAAAATCTTCCATTCCTAA
- a CDS encoding diguanylate cyclase has translation MGRKILIVDDCIDSRMLLERLLKKAGFANIIMADSAERTFEILHIEGKEVDLILLDVIMPGMDGIEVCGQIKEIEDVKDIPVIMVTGLSNVKVLEQTFKAGASDYVTKPFNTVELHARIGSVLRLKDEMDKRKQRETELVVANEKLQELNDVLEQLSSLDGLTGIPNRRRFDNHIETEWKRALRNQTNLSLIMLDIDKFKPYNDTYGHLESDECLKKVEKILQNTVNRATDLVARYGGEEFAVVLPETSFEGVVKIAEMMRRNVEISQIPHTSSNVSDVVTISLGVATMFQGNEQITSIDSLIDCADKALYEAKNSGRNQVKYMDSHKQRKCNHEI, from the coding sequence ATGGGGAGAAAAATATTAATTGTCGATGATTGTATTGATAGCCGGATGCTTTTAGAAAGGTTATTAAAAAAAGCGGGTTTCGCAAATATTATCATGGCAGACTCTGCTGAACGTACGTTTGAAATCCTTCATATCGAAGGGAAAGAAGTTGATTTAATTTTACTAGATGTGATCATGCCTGGGATGGATGGAATTGAAGTTTGTGGTCAAATAAAAGAAATTGAAGACGTAAAAGACATTCCAGTCATTATGGTGACAGGATTGAGTAATGTCAAGGTCCTTGAACAAACGTTTAAAGCTGGAGCGAGCGATTATGTAACAAAGCCGTTTAACACCGTTGAATTACACGCCCGTATTGGCTCAGTCCTTCGACTAAAGGATGAAATGGATAAAAGAAAACAACGAGAAACGGAATTAGTTGTGGCTAATGAAAAGTTACAGGAGTTGAATGATGTCTTGGAACAATTATCTTCTCTTGATGGGTTAACAGGTATTCCGAACCGTAGGAGATTTGATAATCATATTGAAACCGAATGGAAACGTGCACTGAGAAATCAAACCAATTTGTCGCTTATCATGTTAGATATCGATAAATTCAAACCATATAATGACACATACGGGCATTTAGAAAGTGACGAATGTTTAAAGAAAGTGGAAAAAATATTACAAAATACAGTTAATCGAGCAACAGACTTAGTTGCCCGTTACGGCGGCGAAGAATTTGCTGTTGTGTTACCTGAGACAAGCTTTGAAGGAGTTGTGAAAATTGCAGAGATGATGCGACGCAATGTTGAAATAAGTCAAATCCCTCATACAAGTTCAAACGTAAGTGATGTGGTCACCATTAGTCTTGGAGTAGCAACCATGTTTCAAGGTAATGAACAGATTACTTCTATTGATAGTTTAATTGATTGTGCAGACAAAGCATTATACGAAGCTAAAAACTCAGGCAGAAATCAGGTCAAATATATGGACTCACATAAACAAAGAAAGTGTAATCACGAAATTTAA
- a CDS encoding MerR family transcriptional regulator: MANEINKYSTKEVSKLLKIPIGNLRKWERTFEGMLYVQRTRTGARLYTDYEIETLKKIKLLKDKNIKDDDVKYILETNILVEVNEEKEEIEDVEGEHRYETILSLQQETVESVEKLTNSIFSFRDEMIQETKEEIKNEVKKEIHLGHNKTTSLVQSYSQMLLDTSDQTIDEILKLRQEIERENEEKLFIHQKLEEREVHFQEFVQHFRETAATKQDQSLKGKVTKWFSYFSKDKKEDYC; this comes from the coding sequence GTGGCAAATGAAATTAATAAATATTCTACAAAAGAAGTATCGAAGTTGTTGAAAATCCCGATTGGGAATTTAAGAAAATGGGAAAGAACGTTTGAGGGGATGCTTTATGTCCAAAGAACGAGAACAGGGGCAAGGTTGTATACAGATTATGAGATTGAGACTTTAAAAAAGATAAAATTATTAAAAGATAAGAATATTAAGGATGACGATGTAAAGTACATTTTAGAAACTAATATCTTAGTCGAAGTCAATGAGGAAAAAGAGGAGATTGAAGATGTAGAGGGTGAACATCGTTATGAAACAATCTTATCGTTACAACAAGAAACGGTAGAGAGTGTTGAAAAATTGACAAACTCAATTTTCTCTTTTAGAGATGAGATGATTCAGGAAACAAAAGAAGAGATTAAAAATGAAGTTAAAAAAGAAATTCATCTTGGTCATAATAAAACTACTTCACTTGTTCAATCTTATTCACAGATGCTATTAGACACATCTGATCAAACTATAGATGAAATTCTTAAGTTAAGACAAGAAATAGAACGAGAAAATGAAGAAAAGCTATTTATTCACCAAAAGTTAGAAGAAAGAGAAGTGCATTTTCAAGAATTTGTTCAACATTTTAGAGAAACCGCAGCAACTAAACAAGATCAATCGTTAAAAGGAAAAGTTACAAAATGGTTCAGTTACTTTTCTAAAGATAAAAAAGAAGATTATTGTTAG